In Plasmodium gaboni strain SY75 chromosome 8, whole genome shotgun sequence, one DNA window encodes the following:
- a CDS encoding hypothetical protein (conserved Plasmodium protein, unknown function), whose amino-acid sequence MKKRGNLQEFFFSVINYTFLFRKNFHSSINNINDKNRYYFCIYIKDFSASYSTVNNNSSCINNIRITNKYLTKKKYIKDINHNIFCRTNENNYSILADVLIKDKTNENVKVNNNEDIKIDIKEEKKKKKEIKAKKKKLIKEGEKINKEVKKEVKKNLPFVENKTLIPLKEETNNVNIILDEKNNKKKKKKKNNINVIRDIKEDIIQDNKKKDITISDEISGVTINSADMKENVNYNINRNEDDLTINIDNKVVCSDISLNKEHISHNITKEKKKEKMKKKKESKAPKNNVLNKNKNEICVNRNETCVDTNNVLNNHENEIINNNFNKEEYFKEFEQIGIKNNIIIKKINTIEDINKFVNKYEKSLGYCNIYAYNNLLYEIYDKFSNSDIKKVKKLIKNYNKLTKKNFQKKIKFFETFYEICPTKYNDVLTCLFIQSVDILKAEDISNTFYFDNILNINKEENENEHENENIDVATECITTSEKVNYDYYNYDCEITEEEEKRKIHNINYRKNEGYINNKIVYDIDVKFTNKKERNHINENNFIIVYDLPILNYDLLTKELKETFSFCGKIKAIEFFNDRLKTVDMNVINNENECKDVGTVNGSKNSCKSKNRDSNNGRKKGNQKGKEIKFDNNDKSNDNNNNNDNNNNNNNNDNNNNNNKQKLDNICNYNIYNKNQQNANINKNNENIKKKDPQKIKKIVNPNQSTQLYGIIEFYDAKSADMATSDFLRIFGIFCYNKLIYVDKCVNKNIMIITHLPFHLNIYNILYLLLNASLYNFDISHIKEEEKLNSKKYDMRKNIEGIINNMCSNEENIINDKNKFISNEKLEIIDNKILLKGNKKKEGEQNYIYNNGGSLENEFDSFRQDKKELNLINTDTEKDNNIINNIMSNNKTCENETNNMCSFVLRNSNIKIENNDSHFKEIYKNSTDIYNYIYEISKINFKHFEEKINRHLQTNISSNNKNNNNKNYESFVDFYQNKNKKMITRKVHINNNGRTLILHFDNFTNLFECLKKFKYIFKNKNYMIFSLNLKRCIFFNGQIKDHVHIQNERRKIGINIDQ is encoded by the coding sequence atgaaaaaaagaGGTAACCTACAggaattttttttttctgtaATTAATTACACTTTTttatttagaaaaaatttCCATAGTAGTATAAATAACATTAACGACAAAAACagatattatttttgtatttatataaaggATTTTTCAGCTTCTTATTCAActgttaataataattcatcATGCATAAATAATATCAGGATAACAAATAAGTACcttacaaaaaaaaaatatatcaaagATATTAACCACAACATTTTTTGTAGAACAAATGAGAATAACTATAGTATCTTGGCTGATGTTCTGATAAAAGATAAAACCAATGAAAATGTTAAAGtgaataataatgaagatataaaaattgatattaaagaagaaaagaaaaagaagaaagaaattaaagcaaaaaaaaaaaaattaataaaggaaggggaaaaaataaataaagagGTTAAAAAGGAAGTTAAGAAAAATCTTCCATTTGTTGAGAACAAAACGTTGATACCTTTAAAAGAAGAAACTAATAACGTGAACATCATTTTggatgaaaaaaataataaaaaaaaaaagaaaaaaaaaaataacataaatgtaataagagatattaaagaagatataatacaagataataagaaaaagGATATAACCATAAGTGATGAAATATCAGGTGTTACAATAAATAGCGCTGATATGAAAGAAAAtgtaaattataatatcaaCAGAAACGAAGATGACCTTACAAttaatattgataataagGTTGTATGTAGTGATATTTCATTAAATAAGGAACATATAAGTCATAATATTACCAAAGAGaagaagaaagaaaaaatgaaaaaaaaaaaagaatcAAAAGCCCCCAAAAATAATGTgttaaacaaaaataagAATGAAATATGTGTGAATAGAAATGAAACTTGTGTGGATACAAATAATGTTTTAAATAACCatgaaaatgaaattataaataataattttaataaagaagaatattttaaagaatttGAACAAATaggaataaaaaataatataataataaaaaaaataaatactatagaagatataaataaatttgtaaataaatatgagAAATCTTTAGGATATTGcaatatatatgcatataataatttgttatatgaaatatatgataaGTTTTCTAATAGtgatattaaaaaagttaagaaattaattaagaattataataaattaactaaaaaaaattttcaaaaaaaaataaaattttttgaaaCTTTCTATGAAATATGTCcaacaaaatataatgatgTATTAAcatgtttatttattcaatcagttgatatattaaaagcTGAAGATATTAGtaatacattttattttgataacatattaaatattaataaagaagaaaatgaaaatgaacatgaaaatgaaaatattgaTGTAGCAACAGAATGTATTACAACATCTGAAAAGGTTAACTAcgattattataattatgattGTGAAATAACTGAAGAAGAGGAAAAACGAAaaattcataatataaattatagGAAGAATGAAggttatataaataataaaattgtGTATGATATTGATGTAAAGTTTACTAACAAAAAGGAACGTAATCatattaatgaaaataattttattatagTATATGATCTTCCAATATTAAACTACGATTTACTTACAAAAGAATTGAAGGAAaccttttctttttgtgGTAAAATTAAGGCTATagaattttttaatgaCAGGCTAAAAACTGTAGACATGAATGTgataaataatgaaaatgaatGTAAAGATGTGGGAACTGTAAATGGTTCCAAAAATAGTTGTAAGTCTAAGAATAGAGATAGTAATAATGGCAGGAAGAAGGGGAACCAAAAAGGTAAGGAAATAAAgtttgataataatgataaaagtaatgataataataataataatgataataataataataataataataatgacaataataataataataataaacaaaagCTTGATAACATATGTaattacaatatatataataagaacCAGCAAAATGCCAATATTAATAAGAAcaatgaaaatataaaaaaaaaagaccctcaaaaaataaaaaaaattgtgAATCCAAACCAGAGTACACAATTATATGGTATTATAGAATTTTATGACGCTAAATCAGCTGATATGGCAACTAGTGATTTTTTAAGAATTTTTGgaattttttgttataataaattaatatatgttgATAAGTgtgtaaataaaaatattatgataataacaCATTTACCTTTTCATctgaatatatataatattttatatttattattaaacGCGTCTTTATACAATTTTGATATATCTCATATcaaagaagaagaaaaattaaatagcaaaaaatatgatatgagaaaaaatattgaaggaataataaataacatGTGTAGTAATGAAGAGAATATAATTAATGATAAGAACAAATTTATTTCAAATGAAAAGTTGGAAATaattgataataaaatattacttaagggaaataaaaaaaaagaaggagaacaaaattatatatataataatggTGGTTCATTAGAAAATGAATTTGATTCTTTTCGTCAAGACAAAAAGGAACtgaatttaataaatacaGACACTGAAAaggataataatattataaataatataatgagtaataataaaacatgTGAAAATGAAACAAACAATATGTGTTCATTTGTTTTAAGAAATagtaatattaaaattgaaaataatgattcTCATTTTAAAgagatatataaaaatagtacagatatatataattatatttatgaaatatcaaaaatcaattttaaacattttgaagaaaaaattaatcGTCATCTACAAACCAATATAAGttcaaataataagaataataataataaaaattatgaatCATTTGTAGatttttatcaaaataaaaataaaaaaatgataacTAGAAAagtacatataaataataatggaAGAACATTAATTTTACattttgataattttacaaatttatttgaatgtttaaaaaaatttaaatatatttttaagaacaaaaattatatgatattttcattaaatCTTAAGAGatgtatatttttcaatGGACAAATAAAAGATCATGTTCATATTCAAAATGAGAGGCGTAAAATAGGTATAAATATAGACCAGTAG
- a CDS encoding hypothetical protein (conserved Plasmodium protein, unknown function): MISLTLISDRVRDKLSDLALWNLKRTKKLLKRNDINSKFLNNNNLLQICSYNDDVDMFCYLLNNGCDFKHINDNGDTCLHIIVLNNNIYCLDILCRNNIKDIINIKNKNGDTALHISIKNGFYESFSLLLKYGVDILIKDDFDMDAYELLDVFRKKEKFYDSNCNKYSIMFNLLINEKMKGEIRKI; encoded by the exons atgatatcTTTAACTTTAATAAGTGACCGTGTTCGTGATAAATTATCTGATTTAGCGCTTT GGAATCTCAAAAGAACCAAAAAGTTGTTGAAAAGAAATGATATCAATTCTAAATTTTTG AATAACAACAATTTACTACAAATATGTTCTTATAACGATGATGTTGACATGTTttgttatttattaaaCAATGGGTGTGACTTCAAACATATAAAC GATAATGGAGACACATGTTTACATATCATTGTGTTGAACAACAACATTTATTGTTTAGATATACTTTGcagaaataatattaaagatattattaatataaaaaataag AATGGTGATACAGCTTTACACATTTCTATTAAAAATGGTTTTTATGaatcattttctttattattaaaatatggtgttgatattcttataaaagatgat ttcGATATGGATGCTTATGAACTGTTAGATGTTTTCcgaaaaaaagaaaaattttatgatagcaattgtaataaatattcCATTATGTTcaatttattaataaatgaaaaaatgaaaggtgaaataaggaaaatataa
- a CDS encoding hypothetical protein (conserved Plasmodium protein, unknown function), producing MRNIIFLFCIIFYVVCFCHGHKNYLKRDNYLQYLRSQTFLQHRSKHKKLNKNYSEDINEFDEYEDEETDKLDNDISDEIKNKKNENYLSKKINEQNKNNSINNNEKKLTFKNIENELNNTDTFMDDENLKLLGKTKECNVNEKGLLDVSLNSNDFFNMNKYMVEITSSNIIIKDKNNIKIIKEIPFEHIKLPITTIEETRECWYIKSIDDKILLCDKEKEERDIWITNILKALFCYNTNNLIIVNNEKKNSVPIPKESTVDKRLNALKQKETIKSSDDKTLTNDNKVNNITISNLSDQEPKIVFN from the coding sequence ATGAGAAACATCATTTTCCTTTTTTgcattattttttatgttgTTTGTTTTTGTCATGGTCataagaattatttaaagaGAGATAATTATCTACAATATTTAAGATCGCAAACATTTTTACAACACAGATcaaaacataaaaaattaaataaaaattattcagaagatataaatgaatttGATGAATATGAAGATGAGGAAACAGATAAGTTAGATAATGACATATCagatgaaataaaaaataagaaaaacgaaaattatttatccaaaaagataaatgaacaaaacaaaaataatagtatcaataataatgaaaaaaaacttacctttaaaaatatagagaatgaattaaataatacaGATACTTTTATGGATGATGAAAATCTAAAATTGTTAGgaaaaacaaaagaatGTAATGTTAACGAAAAGGGACTTTTAGATGTCTCTTTAAATTCAAATGacttttttaatatgaataaatatatggTTGAAATAACATCttcaaatattataataaaagataaaaataatataaaaataatcaaaGAAATTCCATTTGAACATATTAAATTACCAATAACTACTATTGAAGAAACAAGAGAATGTTggtatataaaaagtattgatgataaaatacttttatgtgataaagaaaaagaagaaagaGATATATGGATAACTAATATATTGAAAGcattattttgttataatacaaataatttaataattgtaaataatgaaaaaaaaaattcgGTCCCTATACCAAAAGAATCAACAGTGGATAAAAGATTAAATGcattaaaacaaaaagaaacaaTAAAATCTTCAGATGATAAAACATTAACAAATGATAACAAagttaataatataactATTTCGAATTTAAGCGATCAGGAACCTAAAATTGTATTTAATTAG
- a CDS encoding putative translation initiation factor IF-3, translating to MLLKGFFFFIICVFYILIFYNYNVNCFYIPKICCTKYFYLKETSDASGYSEGHERYMQEKKLKQLKHKMENKSVKQLRITPRIGMNDLLIKINSAKQFLLKRHRVKFILTLKGREYTNVENVKRIFSKISEELKSYGNSETMRQNGNIVSQLFNLKAKRKNESGT from the exons atgttattaaaaggtttctttttttttataatatgtgtattttatatattgatattttataattacaATGTTAACTGTTTTTATATACCAAAAATATGCTGTAccaaatatttttatttaaaagaaacAAGTGATGCCTCTGGTTATTCAGAAGGGCATGAGCGATATATGCAG gaaaaaaaattgaagCAGTTGAAACACAAGATGGAAAATAAATCCGTAAAACAATTAAGAATTACACCCAG AATTGGTATGAATGATTTActtattaaaataaattccGCAAAGCagtttttattaaaaagacATCGG gttaaatttattttaacCTTAAAGGGTAGAGAATATACAAATGTAGAAAATgtaaaaagaatattttcCAAGATATCTGAAGAATTAAAAAGTTATGGTAATTCAGAAACTATGCGTCAAAATGGAAATATTGTATCACAgttatttaatttaaaagCTAAAAGGAAAAATGAAAGTGGAACatga
- a CDS encoding hypothetical protein (conserved Plasmodium protein, unknown function): MLNIFSNENLTLHAEKEGEEEKLEKPEDKKDLDKIESKKMNRKFSHGSYLSKYDSKGLYFNKRLETKIKSLRKNFRKRYRIVRSNLMKLMKVLKEFPDIKHIKEHEKTDGKITINVDVVEKLNKIMDKINIEKLKYNNKKEKKKKKRIKNRSRIRNRNRYKSEEYLYPKKKLSKISFSTSLFPLSKRVSYKSNINTLSMENKKNKRKRKKKKKKKKENNIQNAKLHKRKNIYSNRSKLFNKSKTFGKLHRRRKYKNLYEDRKCFYENIYENLNENLNQHIYENMYENLNENMYENMYENLNTNMFEIINDNSREKKYKNSCDNMLENLYGNVYVNELEKSYEKELDNSYKSLNVNEFHNLNNNSLKYKFQKTFYHNALQNYYPNTSVPFNKNYLKNNNFYYYYLNLKNKKHQNVNHYNDTNNVLVTDFYMYSTLNASFNRLNSLKNKNNFHLFNRNIPNMYFKTSNDIIGFNNNNNNNNNNSNNNNNKIESTYMEYDFLKNLPYTKNNNSNNNMLLKYYPEQHTYVHNITQSFFSPNKIFTIRKGKKNKTANQNKQKLKKFVKDEKIRSLLRTATNEDELLRAINFAKKAGLEFEAKLGDKKLNKLKCIN; encoded by the coding sequence ATGCTGAACATTTTTTCCAATGAAAATTTAACACTACATGCTGAAAAGGAAGGAGAAGAAGAGAAATTAGAAAAGCCTGAAGACAAAAAAGATTTAGATAAGATTGAGAgtaaaaaaatgaacagAAAATTTTCTCATGGTTCATATTTATCTAAATATGATAGTAAAggtttatattttaataaacGATTAGAAACTAAAATAAAATCTTTAAGGAAAAACTTTAGGAAACGTTATAGGATAGTAAGAAGTAATTTAATGAAATTAATGAAAGTATTAAAAGAATTTCCTgatataaaacatataaaagAACATGAAAAAACTGATGGTAAGATCACAATCAATGTTGATGTGGttgaaaaattaaataaaattatggataaaataaatatagaaaaattaaaatataataataaaaaagaaaaaaagaaaaaaaaaagaattaaaaatagAAGTAGAATTAGGAATAGGAATCGATATAAGAGTGaagaatatttatatccaaaaaaaaaattatccaaaatttctttttcaaCTAGTCTTTTTCCTCTCTCTAAAAGGGTTAGCTACaaaagtaatataaatacattaagtatggaaaataaaaaaaacaaaagaaaaagaaaaaagaagaaaaaaaagaagaaagaaaataaCATACAAAATGCAAAACTacataaaagaaaaaatatatattccaaCAGAAgtaaattatttaataagaGTAAAACATTTGGAAAACTTCAcagaagaagaaaatacaaaaatttatatgaagATAGAAAATGTTTctatgaaaatatttatgaaaatCTTAATGAAAATCTGAATCAACatatttatgaaaatatgtACGAAAATTTGAATGAAAATATGTATGAAAACATGTATGAAAATTTGAATACAAATATGTTcgaaataataaatgataatagtcgtgaaaaaaagtataaaaaTTCATGTGATAATATGTTGGAAAATTTATATGGAAATGTATATGTAAATGAACTTGAAAAATCTTATGAAAAAGAACTTgataattcatataaaagtttaaatgtaaatgagtttcataatttaaacaataattctcttaaatataaatttcaAAAAACTTTTTATCATAATGCTTTGCAAAATTATTACCCGAACACTAGTGTACCTTTTAACaagaattatttaaagaataataatttttattactattatttaaatttaaaaaataaaaaacatcAAAATGTTAACCATTATAATGACACAAATAATGTACTGGTTACagatttttatatgtattcaACACTAAATGCAAGTTTTAATAGATTAAATTCTTTgaagaataaaaataattttcatttatttaatagAAATATTCCTAACATGTATTTTAAAACATCAAATGACATAATAGGATtcaacaacaataataacaataataacaacaacagcaataataataataataaaatagaatCGACATATATGGAATATGATTTTTTGAAGAATTTACCTtacacaaaaaataataatagtaataataatatgcTTCTTAAATATTATCCTGAACAACATACATATGTTCATAACATTACCCAGAGTTTTTTCTCACCCAATAAGATATTTACAATTAGAAAAgggaaaaaaaacaaaacagCTAATCAGAATAAACAGAAACTAAAAAAATTTGTCaaagatgaaaaaattagaaGCTTACTAAGAACAGCTACAAATGAAGATGAGTTACTTAGAGCAATAAATTTTGCAAAAAAAGCTGGTCTTGAATTTGAAGCAAAATTAGgtgataaaaaattaaacaaGTTGAAATGTATAAATTGA
- a CDS encoding hypothetical protein (conserved Plasmodium protein, unknown function), whose amino-acid sequence MKGRQSLWFLLLSVPYFFLFVWNENVRCQSLLPVSYASHQMYSFDKLTPHEIKSDLKKTFVNFITSKIQVLKNKFKLYDIKNTEKYNNEESNDSDLIGDAYISSLEDEIKHLLEQAENKRMLSKKIKSSYDRAHKNLKRRRNVEDDGKMKNVLKQNLQHINYLNKKSDYLEKKAGELKNILEQRSNGNVKEGYNNDENSIYNNENHNNCSISKRGTLKFINSSNGLKHSIDNVKGMINENGFTIFYKNKKKMTYFWSILELPIKMIGSIEQCFYFIYKNNNQIFCADNKIKAHSWINSLSEASLCFHFGIKGVLINTNINNINKNDDINNTNEENDKNSDFMNNISKDIKQGKQNKQRKIDDNSLTVDIKPEDTGTRIFVNNVEQKINNDIPGKENVFNLNDIKKKMDEERKTPQSENDEDQQEGYDKMEQDEKEDSQKDYDDYEM is encoded by the coding sequence ATGAAAGGGAGACAATCGTTGTGGTTCTTGTTGTTGTCTGTCccatattttttcctttttgtGTGGAATGAGAATGTAAGGTGTCAAAGTTTGTTGCCCGTATCTTATGCTTCTCATCAAATGTATTCCTTCGATAAATTGACACCTCATGAAATAAAGAGTGACTTGAAAAAAACGTTTGTTAATTTTATTACTAGTAAGATACaagtattaaaaaataaattcaaattatatgatataaaaaatacagagaaatataataatgaagaaagCAATGATAGTGATTTGATAGGTGATGCATATATATCTTCTTTAGAAGATGAGATAAAACATTTACTGGAACAAGCTGAAAATAAAAGGATgttatcaaaaaaaataaaatcatCTTATGATAGAGCGcataaaaatttaaaaagaagaagaaatgTGGAAGATGATGGAAAGATgaaaaatgttttaaaacaaaatttaCAACACATtaattatttgaataaaaaatcGGATTATTTAGAAAAGAAGGCAGgagaattaaaaaatattctgGAACAAAGAAGTAATGGAAATGTGAAAGAAGGgtataataatgatgaaaatagtatatataataatgaaaatcataataattgtTCTATTTCAAAGAGGGGTActttaaaatttattaattcttCGAATGGTTTAAAACATTCTATTGATAATGTCAAGGGTATGATTAATGAAAATGGATttacaatattttataaaaataaaaaaaaaatgacaTATTTTTGGAGTATTTTAGAGTTACCAATTAAAATGATAGGAAGTATAGAAcaatgtttttattttatttataaaaataataatcaaatattttgtgctgataacaaaataaaagCTCATTCATGGATTAATAGTTTAAGTGAAGCATCATTGTGTTTTCATTTTGGTATAAAAGGTGTTTTAATTAATActaatataaataacattaataaaaatgacgatattaataatacaaatgaaGAAAACGATAAAAATTCTGattttatgaataatattagtAAAGATATAAAACAAGGAAAACAAAATAAACAAAGAAAAATTGATGACAATTCATTAACTGTTGATATAAAACCTGAGGATACAGGAACACGTATTTTTGTTAATAATGTggaacaaaaaataaacaatgACATACCaggaaaagaaaatgtTTTCAATTTgaatgatataaaaaagaaaatggATGAAGAAAGGAAAACACCACAAAGTgaaaatgatgaagatCAACAAGAAGGGTATGATAAAATGGAACAAgatgaaaaagaagataGTCAAAAGGACTATGATGATTATGAAATgtaa